From Sphingomonas sp. PAMC26645:
GCGCTTCGCCGCGATCTCGATGCCCTTGATCGACGCGCCTGGCCCGTTGATCGGACGGGTGTAGTTCACCAGTACGGAGGGGCTGACGCCGGGGGGCAGCAGCGCGGCGGGGTATCCCGTGGTGTCGTAGGCGACGAGCCGCGTCTCCGAGGTGATGTACGAGTCCATCTTCTTGTAGAAGGCGCCTATCGCCAGCGAGCCGCGCTGCCCGTCATAATATTCCAGCGAGGTCTCGACGGAGTCCGCCTTGAAGGGCGCAAGGTTGGGGTTGCCGGCAGCGACCGTGCCGCCGAACGTGGCGAGGTTGAGCGTGCCCGCCGCGCGCATGTCGTTCAACGCGGGGCGGCTCAAATTGCGGTTGCCGCTCAGGCGGAAGACCAGCGACCGGCTGATGTCGAACGCTAGGTTCGCCGCGGGCAGGAAGCCGTCATAGCTGTTGGTCACGTCTACGGGCACGAGCACGCCGCCGACCAGCGCCGTTCCCGACGAACCAAGGTCCGTGTGGTAATAGCGCACGCCGAAATTGGCGCGCAGCCCGACGCTGCCGAGCTGGGTCTTGAGGTCGTATTGCAGATAGGCGCCATAGGTTTTCTCGAGCAGGTCGTATGCGGTGCCGGTGACGGTGCGGCTCGCATCCACGGTCGTGCTCTGGCCGAGCAGCGCGTAGGTCTCCGCCACGTCGCCGATAATGTAAGGGGCGAGGGTGCTGTTCGACAGGATGCTGGTCGGCACGTCGGGGTTGCCCGGCTTGTCCTCGTAGTTCGGGTTGACCTTGCGCTGCCAGCCGCTGTTCGTGAAACGCTTGAACCCGGCTCCCGCCTTGATCGTCGAACCCGAGCCGACGGTCCAGGCGAGTTCCGCCTTGCTGTTGTAGAATTCGCTAGTGATGCGATCGGCGCGGGTTTCGAGGCCCTGCAGGTCCCATTGTGACGCGTCGGTCGTGTCGAAGCCGTAGCTGGTGCGCGGCGATCCCGTGTTCAGACCTGAGAAGGAGTAGCTCTTGTCGACGGACTCCAGCAACACCTGGGCATAGTCTGAATCGAACGTCGATTTCGACCAGCCGCCGAGGAAATTGACCGTCAGGTTGCTGCTGAGATCGGTGTGGCCGTTCAGCGCCGCCTGCCAGAAGGTCGTCTGGTCATGCGTGACCTTCGATTCGGTCCGCATGTCGACATGATCGAACGATGCGCCGACGATGTCGTTGTAATCGTCGAAGGTCACACCGGTCAGCACCTGCGTGCCGGTCACGTTGTTGGCGGCGATACCATTCGTGCCTGCGGCGCCGATTACGCCCGAAGTACGGTCGTTGTTCAGCTTGCCGTACAGCACATCGAGCGACACATCGGTGCGGTCGTCGGGATGATATTGCAGTGCCGTGGTCAGGCCCAGTCGCTCGCGCTTGTTGAAGAAGGTCGCATAGGTCTGCGCGCGGCTGTTCCAGATCCTGTTGGCGCCGGTCGCACCCACCAGCAGCGCGCGGTCCGCCGCCGAGACGGTCGGCCCGACATTCCGGGCACCGAAATTGATCTGCGACCAGTTCCAGTTGCGATAGCCGAATTCGACCGTGTCCGCAGTGCTGTACGCGACCGATGCCAGGAAGCCGAAATCTCCCCAGCGGTCCGATATCAGGCCTACCAGCCGCGGCGTGACATCCTTGGTATATTGGTTCGTCTGCCCCTTGGCGGACGCGACGACGGTAAGCCCGGTATAATCGAACGGCCTGGCCGTGTGCAGCCCGACGGTACCGCCGATGCCGCCCTCATCCTGCTCGGCCGCGTAGGATTTCTCGACCACGACTTTGTTGAAGAGCTCGGACGCGAATATGCTGTAATCGAACGACCGCGAACGGCTGACCGACGATCGGCTGTCCAGCCCCGACGAGGTGTTGGTTAGCACCTCCATGCCGTTGAGCTGGGTGCGCGTGAAATCCGCGCCGAGCCCGCGCAACGAGATTTGCCGGCCTTCGCCGCTGTCTCGCGTGATCGCGACGCCGGGAATGCGCTGCAGCGCTTCCGCGAGGTTCTGGTCGGGAAAGGCGGAGATGTCCTGCGCCAGGATGACGTCCTGCGATCCGGTCGCCGCTTTCTTGATCTGCTGCGCCTTGGCGATGCTCTCGCGATAGCCCGTGACGACGATATCGGTGCCGTTCTCGAGCTGCACGTCCGACGCGCTGGTTACCTGTGGGGCCACGCCGCCAAGTGCCACGGCAGGGACGGGCGCCCCCGCCGTGGCGAAGCGCATGTGACGGACCACCGTTACCGTACCGTCGACGATCCGGCCGTCCAAGTCGCTACCCGCTGTGAGTTGTGCGAGTGCTTCCTCGGCGGTCATCCGCCCGCGCAGGCGCTGGCCACGGACGCCCTTCAACAGCGACGGCGACGAGGCGAGCTGCAGACCAGTCCGGCGCGAAAAGGCCAACAGCGCATTGCCGAGGTCCTGCGCCGGCACGTCGAACGTGAACTGGCGCGGCGCCGACGTCGCCTGCGCGACAGCAGGCGCGCTGACGAAGACGGACAGCGCGACGGAACTAAGCAAAAGATGCGAGCGTCGAATTTTGTGGAACATGTCTTCCCCCAGATGGTTTGCGGGAAAGACGAGCCTCGGGCGATAAACCCGACAATCTATTTAGTTTCATTTATGTTACACGGGTGTTGCAATCCGGTTGCTTACTCGCGCATCTGCAAACGCGACTGTGTACTTGTCGCACTTCTACCGATCTCACCGAGATTGTCACAAACGCGGTCTAGGTCGGCGGGACTAGCAACCCGGATACTCCATGCCCGCCATACTGCACCAGATTAAGAGCTGTAAGGGAGCTCCTTCTGAGGATTGGCGCGCAATCGCTGCGACGCTGAGCCGGTACGTGAGGGCGCGCACCAACCGGACCGACGTGGTCGAGGACGTCGTGCAGGAGACACTGTCGCGGCTGGTGCACCAGAGTCGCGTGCAGACACTAGTGAGCGTCTATGCGTTGGGCTTCCGGATCGCTGCGAACTTGCTGATCGACCATCATCGCCGCGACAGCCGCTATGTCGCCGAACGCGAGGAAGAGCCCGTCAGCCATGCGCCGTTGCCCGATCGGGTGCTGGTCGGTCGGCAGGAGGTCGCGATCTTGCGGCAAGCACTGGCGGCGATGCCGCCGCTGCGCCGCGACGTGCTTGTCCGTCGGCGATTGCAGGGGCAGAGTTGTGCCGCGATAGCGAGGGATCTGGGGTTGAGCCCGAAGGCGGTAGAGAAGCACATTACGCGTGGCCTGGCAGACCTCCACAAGGCGATGCCGGGAGAGGCGTGCGCTTCTGGAAATGTGCGATGAACCGTGAGAGCCAGATCGCGGAGGAAGCAGCCGCCTGGATCGACCGTATCAACCAGCCGGTATTCGACGCCGCTGCGGGGCCAGCCTTCGATGCTTGGATGGCAGCGTCGGCACGTCATCGGGAGGTCTTTGCCGATCTGCAGGCGTTGTGGCAGTCCGAAGCGCTAGTCGAAGCGCTAAACCACGCTGAAAGCGCACCCGCCGCCGGGCTCGCGCCACTGGCATCGGGCGCGCGACCCCGGCGGACGTGGCGCACCCTCCCGCAGTTCGCGGCGGCGGCCTGCGCGCTGCTGCTCGCGATCGTACTGATCTTGCCAGCCTTGTCGACGACGACCTATCGTACCCTGGCCGGCAAGAGCAAATCCGTTGTTCTGGCGGACGGTTCTCGCATCGACATGAGCGGCGATACCGAGCTTCGCGTGCAGATCTTGCCGTGGAAACGCAACGCCGAGCTCGTGCGAGGCGAAGTGTATTTCGACGTTCGCCATGAAAGTGCCCGAACTTTCCGGGTCGAGAGCGGCTCCACTACGGTGCGCGTCCTGGGCACGGCGTTCAACGTCGATCGCCAGGGTCCGACGCGGACCGCCGTCGCAGTGTATCGCGGCGCGGTGGAGGTCGGCGTGGCCGATCAGGCCGACCTCGTGCTGCGCAAGGGCGACGGCGCGCGCGTCGTGGACGGCCATGTCACGGCGCAACCGCGTATCGCGGTCAGCGTGCCCGACTGGAAGTCCGGATGGTTCGAGGCGTCCGATATTCCGCTCGGGGTGTTGATCGGCAAGGTGCAACGGTATTCGGCGCGGCCGATCCTGTTGCAGGATGCCGCCCTACAGGCGCTCCCGATCAGCGGACGCTTCCATGTTTCGGATACCGACCGCGTGCTGAAGGCGGTGGAGACTGCCTATCACGTCGACGTCGCTTATGGTCCGAAAACGATCGCCATCCGTCCCGCAGGCAACGCGGACCGATAGTCCCGTCATTTAGCCTGTCGGGTTTCGCCCGGCTGCTCCGTCTTCCCGGCATACGTGGTCGCGACCC
This genomic window contains:
- a CDS encoding TonB-dependent receptor, which codes for MFHKIRRSHLLLSSVALSVFVSAPAVAQATSAPRQFTFDVPAQDLGNALLAFSRRTGLQLASSPSLLKGVRGQRLRGRMTAEEALAQLTAGSDLDGRIVDGTVTVVRHMRFATAGAPVPAVALGGVAPQVTSASDVQLENGTDIVVTGYRESIAKAQQIKKAATGSQDVILAQDISAFPDQNLAEALQRIPGVAITRDSGEGRQISLRGLGADFTRTQLNGMEVLTNTSSGLDSRSSVSRSRSFDYSIFASELFNKVVVEKSYAAEQDEGGIGGTVGLHTARPFDYTGLTVVASAKGQTNQYTKDVTPRLVGLISDRWGDFGFLASVAYSTADTVEFGYRNWNWSQINFGARNVGPTVSAADRALLVGATGANRIWNSRAQTYATFFNKRERLGLTTALQYHPDDRTDVSLDVLYGKLNNDRTSGVIGAAGTNGIAANNVTGTQVLTGVTFDDYNDIVGASFDHVDMRTESKVTHDQTTFWQAALNGHTDLSSNLTVNFLGGWSKSTFDSDYAQVLLESVDKSYSFSGLNTGSPRTSYGFDTTDASQWDLQGLETRADRITSEFYNSKAELAWTVGSGSTIKAGAGFKRFTNSGWQRKVNPNYEDKPGNPDVPTSILSNSTLAPYIIGDVAETYALLGQSTTVDASRTVTGTAYDLLEKTYGAYLQYDLKTQLGSVGLRANFGVRYYHTDLGSSGTALVGGVLVPVDVTNSYDGFLPAANLAFDISRSLVFRLSGNRNLSRPALNDMRAAGTLNLATFGGTVAAGNPNLAPFKADSVETSLEYYDGQRGSLAIGAFYKKMDSYITSETRLVAYDTTGYPAALLPPGVSPSVLVNYTRPINGPGASIKGIEIAAKRDFDFLPAPFDKLGVLGNVTLARGSSDVFYSGVAVRLPLPTLSKFSSNATLYYDTDHWGVRGSLATRSRYRWGDGGNGNIGEYIKGTTNLDASAYVNLTRQFKLSLDVINITDEPIVQYADGTAKRVMTNTVSGRTFAFGGTMRF
- a CDS encoding RNA polymerase sigma factor, with the protein product MPAILHQIKSCKGAPSEDWRAIAATLSRYVRARTNRTDVVEDVVQETLSRLVHQSRVQTLVSVYALGFRIAANLLIDHHRRDSRYVAEREEEPVSHAPLPDRVLVGRQEVAILRQALAAMPPLRRDVLVRRRLQGQSCAAIARDLGLSPKAVEKHITRGLADLHKAMPGEACASGNVR
- a CDS encoding FecR domain-containing protein; translated protein: MNRESQIAEEAAAWIDRINQPVFDAAAGPAFDAWMAASARHREVFADLQALWQSEALVEALNHAESAPAAGLAPLASGARPRRTWRTLPQFAAAACALLLAIVLILPALSTTTYRTLAGKSKSVVLADGSRIDMSGDTELRVQILPWKRNAELVRGEVYFDVRHESARTFRVESGSTTVRVLGTAFNVDRQGPTRTAVAVYRGAVEVGVADQADLVLRKGDGARVVDGHVTAQPRIAVSVPDWKSGWFEASDIPLGVLIGKVQRYSARPILLQDAALQALPISGRFHVSDTDRVLKAVETAYHVDVAYGPKTIAIRPAGNADR